One genomic window of Prochlorococcus marinus CUG1416 includes the following:
- a CDS encoding DUF502 domain-containing protein, with translation MVESNPNQDSNLGSRLQQDLKNDLIAGLLVVIPLATTIWLSSLVSKFVLTLVTSVPKQLNPFITLNPLLQDLINLTLGLTVPLLAILLIGLMARNFVGRWLLEFGEGTLSKIPVAGAVYKTLKQLLETFLSNKSNRFRRVVLVEYPREGLYSVGFVTGNVGPSLQPDLEEKLLSVFIPTAPNPTTGWYTLVPESSVKDLDISVEDAFRTIISAGIVNPDEKNNTTNPTFSKLFSQLRASTNTSS, from the coding sequence TTGGTTGAATCTAATCCAAATCAAGATTCGAACCTAGGATCTAGGCTCCAACAGGATCTAAAAAATGATCTTATCGCAGGGTTGTTGGTTGTAATACCCTTAGCAACAACAATCTGGCTGTCATCATTAGTTAGTAAATTTGTTTTAACATTAGTTACTTCTGTTCCTAAACAATTAAATCCTTTTATTACTTTAAATCCTTTATTACAAGATTTAATTAATCTTACTTTGGGTTTAACTGTTCCTTTATTAGCTATTTTGCTTATTGGCTTGATGGCTAGAAATTTCGTAGGAAGATGGCTATTAGAATTTGGAGAGGGTACTTTATCAAAAATTCCTGTAGCTGGGGCGGTTTATAAAACTCTTAAGCAATTGCTAGAAACTTTCTTAAGTAATAAATCTAATCGATTTAGAAGAGTTGTTTTAGTTGAATATCCACGTGAGGGCCTATATAGCGTGGGCTTTGTAACTGGTAATGTTGGTCCCTCTCTTCAGCCAGATTTGGAAGAAAAGTTGCTAAGTGTTTTTATACCCACAGCACCAAACCCAACTACTGGGTGGTATACCTTGGTACCTGAGTCTTCTGTTAAGGATTTGGATATTTCTGTTGAAGATGCTTTTAGAACAATAATTTCGGCTGGGATTGTTAATCCAGATGAGAAAAATAACACTACAAATCCAACATTTTCCAAATTATTTTCTCAATTACGTGCTTCCACTAATACTTCTTCTTAA
- the nusB gene encoding transcription antitermination factor NusB encodes MHNNRSLSRELSLISLGLIKDKGDCKLNKFQIEEIFESALDSLVDHCRDELDNCESELENASQKILDSELQEGVDSSFSNVRDALKKSLTKIETVMNTLSVTLDFPKLIVSSCQIDIREDVNQRIHNIINNLKIIDSDIDQAMDGWRLKRLPRIDRDILRLAYVDINFLNTPVAVACDEAVNLANKYSDDQGRKFINGVLRRLQTVKLQ; translated from the coding sequence ATGCATAATAATAGATCTCTTTCTAGAGAATTATCTTTAATTTCTCTAGGCCTGATAAAAGATAAAGGTGATTGTAAATTAAATAAATTTCAGATAGAAGAAATTTTTGAATCTGCTTTGGATTCTCTAGTAGATCATTGCAGAGATGAATTAGATAATTGCGAATCAGAGTTAGAAAATGCATCGCAAAAAATATTAGATAGCGAATTGCAAGAAGGGGTTGATTCCTCTTTTTCAAATGTTAGAGATGCTTTGAAAAAATCTCTAACAAAAATCGAAACTGTAATGAATACTCTTTCAGTAACTTTAGACTTTCCAAAATTAATAGTCTCTAGTTGTCAAATTGATATTAGAGAAGATGTCAATCAGAGGATTCATAATATTATTAATAATCTTAAAATTATTGATTCTGATATAGATCAAGCAATGGATGGCTGGAGACTAAAAAGGTTACCAAGAATTGATAGAGATATTTTGCGTTTGGCTTATGTGGATATTAATTTTTTGAATACACCTGTTGCTGTTGCTTGTGATGAGGCTGTTAATTTAGCTAATAAATATAGTGATGATCAAGGAAGAAAATTTATTAATGGAGTTTTAAGGAGATTACAAACAGTTAAATTGCAATAA
- the ftsY gene encoding signal recognition particle-docking protein FtsY, with amino-acid sequence MTNTNSDNSREWAAQAYTLLKKRQEEQKQELKKQEEQKQELKKQEEQKQELIDIDSTENLAISPKTIAESELGEFDDNFTWSAMVLAAQGKKINQISIDEIDWLTKLRRGLEETRKGFVTEFLDQLGDDPLTPEVLDDLETLLIRADVGIVSTDKVISSLRTKLNEEVLGGEAGIKFLKNELKLIIDKPIKDSGSDLLVPQKGKLNVWLLVGVNGVGKTTTLGKLAYLSSRSNYKTLIAAADTFRAAAVEQLKVWGERSNVDVISNQSKNADPAAVVFDAINSAKKRNVDLLLVDTAGRLQTKNNLMDELAKIKKIIDKKVPDAIVESLLVLDASQGQNGLKQAKSFSKSANLSGAIITKLDGTSRGGVSLAVSEEVNLPIRFIGAGEGIKDLRPFNSYEFVEAMLADK; translated from the coding sequence ATGACTAATACTAATTCTGATAATTCTCGAGAGTGGGCTGCACAAGCGTATACACTTTTAAAAAAAAGACAAGAGGAGCAAAAACAAGAATTAAAGAAGCAGGAGGAGCAAAAACAAGAATTAAAGAAGCAGGAGGAGCAAAAACAAGAATTGATTGATATTGATAGTACAGAAAATCTTGCTATATCTCCTAAAACTATTGCTGAATCTGAATTAGGAGAATTTGATGATAATTTTACTTGGTCGGCAATGGTATTAGCTGCTCAAGGAAAAAAAATAAATCAAATTTCAATAGATGAAATTGATTGGTTAACTAAATTAAGAAGAGGATTAGAAGAGACACGAAAAGGATTTGTTACTGAATTTTTGGATCAATTGGGAGATGATCCTCTTACTCCTGAAGTCTTGGATGATTTAGAGACCTTATTAATAAGAGCTGATGTTGGCATTGTTTCAACTGATAAAGTGATAAGTTCTCTAAGAACAAAATTAAATGAAGAAGTCTTGGGTGGAGAAGCAGGAATAAAATTCTTAAAGAACGAATTAAAATTAATTATCGATAAACCAATCAAAGATTCGGGTAGTGATCTTTTGGTACCTCAAAAGGGTAAGTTAAATGTATGGTTATTAGTAGGTGTTAATGGTGTTGGTAAAACTACTACATTAGGAAAACTAGCATATTTATCATCACGGAGTAATTATAAAACCTTGATAGCTGCTGCTGATACTTTTAGAGCTGCCGCAGTAGAACAACTTAAAGTATGGGGTGAGAGAAGTAATGTTGATGTTATTTCTAATCAATCAAAAAATGCTGATCCAGCTGCAGTAGTTTTTGATGCAATTAATTCTGCAAAAAAAAGAAATGTTGACTTGTTACTAGTTGATACTGCAGGTAGATTGCAAACAAAAAATAATTTGATGGATGAATTAGCGAAAATAAAAAAAATTATTGACAAAAAAGTTCCAGATGCAATTGTTGAATCATTATTAGTTTTAGACGCAAGTCAGGGTCAAAATGGCTTAAAGCAAGCAAAAAGTTTTTCTAAATCAGCAAATTTAAGTGGAGCAATTATTACTAAATTAGATGGGACTTCTAGAGGAGGCGTCTCTTTAGCTGTCTCTGAAGAAGTTAATTTACCTATAAGATTTATTGGTGCAGGAGAAGGCATAAAAGATTTGAGACCTTTTAATAGTTATGAATTTGTTGAGGCTATGCTTGCAGATAAATAA
- a CDS encoding PP2C family protein-serine/threonine phosphatase, which translates to MTNNQKEKLFSNKFIQNFLENESTVSLNNKYKFAEIASSLAYYLKSFSNINKFLDYVCLIFKHVFHEKIILVIPLNYEGEIWNANIKISANNECLKIQEEINSFLSQFNFSKNFKIKEILTFENSLKNNFKEYKIETEKILSRGKCRGFIYVFSKDKSCQSITDDNNFNFIQNCLAVGLENYCLIKTKKKHEKVDREISTGAEIQSQLLPDYCPIIYGIDLAAHCRPALQLGGDYYDFMCLKTNISEKRKEKARWAFVIGDVMGKGIPAGLLMTMLRGMLRAEVLTGLPPDRIMHDLNQLAINDLDQSHRFVTLFYSDYDPRTRKLRFANAAHNPPLLWKSSDQKIIKLDAEGFVLGLQKDAEYHCGEIKLNENDLLLYYTDGVIDTSNSLGERFDEERLIKTLTKLCKQSYTSQEILNKIFKKLDDFTGQNRHLEDDASMVVFQLK; encoded by the coding sequence GTGACAAATAATCAAAAAGAAAAGTTATTTTCAAACAAATTTATTCAGAATTTTTTAGAAAATGAATCTACAGTATCTTTAAATAATAAATACAAATTTGCTGAAATTGCATCTTCATTAGCATATTATTTAAAATCTTTTTCTAATATAAATAAATTCCTAGATTATGTTTGCTTAATTTTTAAACATGTTTTTCATGAAAAAATAATATTAGTTATTCCCTTAAATTATGAGGGAGAAATATGGAATGCAAACATAAAAATTTCTGCAAATAATGAATGTTTAAAAATTCAAGAAGAAATTAATAGTTTTCTTTCTCAATTTAATTTTTCAAAAAATTTTAAGATTAAAGAAATTTTAACTTTTGAAAATTCTTTAAAAAATAATTTTAAAGAATATAAAATCGAAACAGAAAAAATATTATCTAGAGGTAAATGTAGAGGATTTATTTATGTATTTAGTAAAGATAAATCTTGTCAATCGATTACTGATGATAATAATTTTAATTTTATTCAAAATTGTCTCGCTGTAGGATTAGAAAATTATTGCTTAATAAAAACAAAGAAAAAGCATGAGAAAGTAGATAGAGAGATTTCTACTGGAGCTGAAATACAATCTCAGTTACTCCCAGATTACTGTCCAATTATTTATGGTATAGACCTTGCAGCGCATTGTAGGCCTGCTCTCCAGTTAGGGGGAGATTATTATGATTTTATGTGTCTAAAGACTAATATCTCAGAAAAAAGAAAGGAAAAAGCTCGATGGGCATTCGTTATAGGAGATGTCATGGGTAAAGGTATTCCAGCGGGTCTTCTAATGACCATGCTAAGAGGAATGTTGCGTGCAGAGGTTTTGACGGGTTTACCTCCAGATAGAATTATGCATGATTTGAATCAGCTCGCAATAAATGATTTAGACCAATCACATAGATTCGTAACATTATTTTATTCAGATTATGACCCTAGAACTAGAAAATTGAGATTTGCTAATGCAGCGCATAATCCTCCTTTGCTTTGGAAAAGCTCAGATCAGAAAATCATTAAATTAGATGCGGAAGGATTTGTACTTGGATTACAAAAAGACGCCGAATATCATTGCGGTGAAATCAAGCTTAATGAAAATGATTTACTACTTTATTACACTGATGGAGTAATCGATACTTCCAATTCTCTAGGCGAAAGATTTGATGAAGAAAGGTTAATTAAAACTCTTACAAAATTATGCAAGCAATCCTACACATCACAAGAAATTTTAAATAAAATCTTTAAAAAATTAGATGACTTTACAGGACAAAATAGACATCTTGAAGATGATGCATCTATGGTTGTTTTTCAGTTGAAATAG
- the argH gene encoding argininosuccinate lyase: MAKVWSKRFDNSLNPFIEEFNASIGFDRKLILEDLDCSIAHAKMLGKTKVLTSSETLQIINGLEKIKVDFLEGKFFPGPPSEDIHYCIEEKLISLIGETGKKLHTGRSRNDQVGTDIRLWLRKEIDNLDILITDLQKSFFKLAETNIYTLIPGYTHMQRAQPLSLAHHLLAYLEMFQRDRERFQEVRSRVNTSPLGAAALAGTKIKIDRDFTAAELGFEKIYKNSIDAVSDRDFCIEFVSASALAMSHLSKISEEIILWVTDEFSFAKLTDNCSTGSSLMPQKKNPDVPELIRGKTGRVYGHLQALLTMVKGVPLAYNKDFQEDKEPIFDTAETISSCIKAMTILMNEGIEFNIQNLSDTVEKDFSNATDLADYLVGKKVPFRDAYQVVGEIVKYCSEREMLLKNLKIDEFKKFHPKFDEDVFVDLQPLNVVKSRTSQGGTGFTQVEKEINNWRKKLLF; the protein is encoded by the coding sequence ATGGCAAAAGTTTGGAGTAAAAGATTTGATAATTCACTTAATCCTTTCATTGAAGAGTTTAATGCTTCAATTGGTTTTGATCGAAAACTTATTTTAGAAGATTTAGATTGCTCCATAGCTCATGCAAAAATGCTTGGCAAAACTAAAGTTTTAACATCTTCTGAAACTTTGCAGATTATTAATGGGCTAGAGAAAATAAAAGTTGATTTTTTGGAAGGTAAATTTTTTCCTGGTCCACCTTCTGAAGATATTCACTATTGTATTGAAGAAAAGCTAATTAGTTTAATTGGTGAAACTGGAAAAAAATTACATACGGGTAGAAGTAGAAATGATCAAGTGGGGACAGATATAAGATTGTGGCTAAGAAAAGAGATTGATAATCTGGATATTTTAATAACTGATTTGCAAAAGTCCTTCTTTAAGCTTGCAGAAACAAATATTTACACCTTAATTCCTGGATATACTCATATGCAAAGAGCACAGCCATTATCTTTAGCTCACCATTTATTGGCTTATTTAGAAATGTTTCAAAGAGACCGGGAAAGGTTTCAAGAAGTCAGATCAAGAGTCAATACCTCCCCATTAGGGGCTGCAGCCCTAGCCGGCACAAAAATAAAAATAGATAGAGACTTTACAGCTGCAGAATTGGGTTTTGAAAAGATTTATAAGAATAGTATTGATGCAGTTAGTGATCGAGATTTTTGTATAGAGTTTGTTTCTGCATCTGCTTTAGCAATGTCCCATTTGAGTAAAATTTCCGAAGAAATAATTTTATGGGTAACTGATGAATTTTCTTTTGCAAAATTAACAGACAATTGTTCAACGGGCAGCAGTTTAATGCCTCAGAAAAAAAATCCGGATGTTCCAGAATTGATAAGAGGTAAAACTGGAAGAGTATATGGACATCTTCAAGCATTATTAACAATGGTCAAAGGTGTACCTCTTGCATATAATAAAGATTTTCAAGAAGATAAAGAGCCAATATTTGATACTGCAGAAACTATATCTTCTTGCATTAAAGCTATGACTATTTTAATGAACGAGGGCATAGAATTTAATATACAAAATTTATCTGATACGGTGGAAAAGGACTTTTCTAATGCTACTGATTTAGCAGATTACTTAGTTGGTAAAAAGGTTCCATTTAGAGACGCTTATCAAGTTGTGGGTGAAATTGTTAAGTATTGCTCAGAGAGAGAAATGTTATTGAAAAATCTTAAAATTGATGAATTTAAAAAATTTCATCCTAAATTCGATGAGGATGTTTTTGTGGATCTTCAACCTCTTAATGTCGTTAAGTCAAGAACTAGCCAAGGTGGAACAGGTTTTACCCAAGTTGAAAAGGAGATAAATAATTGGAGGAAAAAGTTGTTATTCTGA
- a CDS encoding RNA recognition motif domain-containing protein — translation MSIFVGNLPFRAEREDVLQLFAPFGEVVNCSLPLERDTGRKRGFAFVEMADEAIELTAIDGLQGTELMGRPLRINKAEPRNSGGSRRGGRGGYGGGNNGGGYGGGNNGRGNNGGGYGGGYGGGNNGGGYGGGYGGGNNGGGYGGGYGGGNNGGGNSEPNNSYTNKSSGAEGWEDRSFGNSSEDSEYESGRSRRKRGVSHEDNASNEDN, via the coding sequence GTGAGTATTTTTGTTGGCAATTTGCCTTTCCGCGCAGAGCGTGAAGATGTTTTACAGTTGTTCGCCCCTTTTGGTGAAGTTGTAAATTGTTCTCTTCCTCTTGAAAGAGATACTGGAAGAAAAAGAGGATTCGCATTTGTTGAGATGGCAGATGAAGCAATTGAGTTAACAGCTATTGATGGTTTGCAAGGCACTGAGCTTATGGGTAGGCCATTAAGAATTAATAAGGCAGAGCCAAGAAATTCTGGAGGATCTCGAAGAGGAGGAAGAGGAGGCTACGGTGGTGGTAATAATGGCGGTGGCTACGGCGGTGGTAATAATGGCCGTGGTAATAATGGCGGTGGCTATGGCGGTGGCTACGGTGGTGGTAATAATGGCGGTGGCTATGGCGGTGGCTACGGCGGTGGTAATAATGGCGGTGGCTATGGCGGTGGCTACGGTGGTGGTAATAATGGCGGTGGTAATTCTGAACCTAATAATTCTTACACCAATAAATCCTCAGGTGCTGAAGGTTGGGAAGACAGAAGTTTTGGAAACTCTTCTGAAGACTCTGAATATGAAAGTGGCAGAAGCAGAAGAAAAAGGGGAGTTTCTCATGAGGATAATGCCTCAAATGAGGATAATTAA
- the dusA gene encoding tRNA dihydrouridine(20/20a) synthase DusA: MSFNQPNSMKNIHKLSIAPMMDCTDRHFRMIMRKISSKALLYTEMIVAQSLVYTKKKENFLDFNNEEHPISIQFGGDDPLILKEAARMAQDWGYDEINFNVGCPSPRVCSGNFGASLMKDPAKVAKCIESLKNSCSLPVTIKHRIGVDEDDSFRNLNNFVRHVANAGADRFTVHARKAILKGLNPKQNRTIPPLKYEVVKKLKKLNPELLIEINGGFNSIDKSIKALGDFDGVMIGRSVYKHPLRWSEIDQKVYGINTEPKFASDIIFSLIPYIEKHMSNGGKSWDICKHIINLVEGIPKAKIWRNQISIKSIKKELDSEYLFKLTSWLEEMGY; encoded by the coding sequence ATGAGTTTTAATCAACCTAATTCTATGAAAAATATTCATAAATTAAGTATTGCTCCAATGATGGATTGTACTGATAGACATTTCAGGATGATAATGAGAAAAATAAGTTCTAAAGCCCTCTTGTATACGGAAATGATTGTGGCCCAAAGTTTAGTTTATACGAAAAAAAAAGAAAATTTTCTAGATTTTAATAACGAAGAACACCCAATATCGATTCAATTTGGTGGAGACGACCCTTTAATTCTTAAAGAGGCTGCTCGAATGGCACAGGATTGGGGTTATGACGAAATAAACTTTAATGTTGGTTGTCCAAGTCCAAGAGTCTGCTCAGGAAACTTTGGCGCTTCACTAATGAAAGATCCTGCAAAAGTAGCAAAATGCATAGAATCCTTAAAAAATAGCTGTAGCTTACCGGTTACGATCAAACACAGAATCGGTGTAGACGAAGATGATAGTTTCAGAAACTTGAATAATTTCGTAAGACATGTTGCAAATGCTGGTGCTGACAGATTTACAGTTCATGCCAGGAAAGCCATACTAAAAGGTCTTAATCCAAAACAAAACAGAACTATACCTCCTCTGAAATATGAAGTAGTAAAAAAATTAAAAAAATTAAATCCAGAATTATTAATTGAAATCAATGGAGGTTTCAATAGTATCGATAAATCGATTAAAGCCCTAGGTGATTTTGATGGTGTCATGATTGGACGATCAGTATATAAACATCCCTTAAGATGGTCAGAAATTGATCAAAAAGTTTATGGTATCAATACAGAACCTAAGTTTGCTTCGGATATTATCTTCTCTTTAATTCCATACATAGAAAAGCATATGAGTAATGGAGGAAAATCTTGGGATATTTGTAAACATATTATAAATTTAGTTGAAGGAATTCCAAAAGCAAAAATTTGGAGAAATCAAATTTCAATTAAATCTATAAAAAAGGAATTAGATAGTGAATATCTCTTTAAATTAACTTCGTGGCTTGAAGAAATGGGTTATTAA
- the msrB gene encoding peptide-methionine (R)-S-oxide reductase MsrB produces MNQFLTRRSFILIPIMSILKIIFKPMQVLASSIASKEAWNLSKDEWKSRLSPESYYILREEGTERAFSSELNNEKRKGVFHCAGCDLPLFLSDKKFDSGTGWPSFWDSIQGSVATKVDFKLIVPRTEYHCSRCGGHQGHVFNDGPLPTGKRYCNNGLALRFVSE; encoded by the coding sequence ATGAATCAATTTCTAACAAGAAGATCTTTTATTCTAATTCCTATTATGTCAATCTTAAAAATAATCTTTAAGCCCATGCAAGTATTAGCTTCTTCAATTGCTTCCAAAGAAGCGTGGAATTTATCAAAAGACGAATGGAAATCCAGGCTTAGTCCAGAATCTTATTATATTTTGCGGGAGGAAGGAACTGAAAGAGCTTTTAGTAGCGAATTAAATAATGAGAAAAGAAAAGGGGTTTTTCACTGCGCAGGATGTGATTTACCACTTTTTCTCTCAGATAAAAAGTTTGATAGTGGTACTGGATGGCCAAGTTTTTGGGATTCAATTCAAGGATCAGTTGCAACTAAAGTTGATTTTAAGTTGATTGTTCCAAGAACCGAATATCACTGCTCTAGATGCGGAGGTCACCAAGGACATGTTTTTAATGATGGGCCACTTCCTACAGGCAAAAGATACTGTAATAACGGATTAGCATTAAGATTTGTTTCTGAGTAA
- the grpE gene encoding nucleotide exchange factor GrpE, translated as MIENQSDNIDIKENDVSNQDNAPEDNSSAEDKIIENDESSSEKTEEINTEELKNTISNNDARLEQLEKEHETLKNQYVRISADFDNFRKRQSRDQDDLKVQLVSKTLTAILPIVDNFERARQQLKPESEEAQALHRSYQGLYKQLVEVLKQQGVAPMRVVGQQFDPNLHEAVLREPSEEFKEDFIVEELQRGYHLEGKVLRHALVKVSMGPGKQNSQEEVEKDTVEESIDSEENTSEDV; from the coding sequence ATGATTGAAAATCAATCAGACAATATTGATATTAAAGAAAATGATGTTTCTAATCAGGATAATGCCCCTGAGGATAATTCATCTGCTGAAGATAAAATAATCGAAAATGATGAATCATCTTCAGAAAAAACAGAAGAAATAAATACCGAAGAATTAAAAAATACTATCTCCAATAATGATGCAAGGTTAGAACAGTTAGAAAAAGAGCACGAAACATTAAAAAATCAATATGTAAGAATTTCAGCAGATTTTGATAATTTTAGAAAAAGGCAGTCTAGAGATCAGGATGATTTAAAAGTCCAACTTGTTTCTAAAACTTTAACTGCAATACTCCCAATCGTTGATAATTTTGAAAGAGCAAGACAACAACTAAAACCAGAAAGTGAAGAAGCTCAAGCCCTTCATAGAAGTTATCAAGGATTGTATAAACAATTGGTAGAAGTTTTAAAACAACAAGGAGTTGCCCCTATGAGAGTTGTTGGCCAGCAATTTGATCCAAATTTGCATGAAGCTGTATTAAGAGAGCCGAGTGAAGAGTTTAAAGAAGATTTTATTGTAGAAGAATTACAGCGAGGCTATCATTTAGAGGGAAAGGTTTTGAGACATGCTTTGGTTAAAGTTTCCATGGGGCCAGGTAAACAAAATTCACAAGAGGAAGTAGAAAAGGATACAGTTGAAGAGAGTATTGATTCAGAGGAAAATACTTCTGAAGATGTATAA
- the dnaJ gene encoding molecular chaperone DnaJ yields MADFYQILGVSRDADADTLKRAYRKLARQYHPDVNKEPGAEDKFKEIGKAYEALADPETRARYDQFGEAGLGGAAGMPDMGDMGGFADLFETFFNGFGGQTPQGGRTQRRGPQQGDDLRYDLNVDFKDAIFGQQTEITIPHLETCEVCRGTGAKPGTGPKTCTTCGGSGQVRRATRTPFGNFTQVAECPSCNATGQIISDPCTSCGGNGVKQVRKKLRINIPAGVDTGTKLRVSGEGNVGLKGGPPGDLYVFIKVKNDSKLKRDGVTIYSEIVVSYLQAILGDTVEITTVDGKVNLKIPSGTQPNTTLSLENKGVPRLGNPVARGNHEVLVKVKLPTRITEEERNLLEDLASQYSDKNINSSSGLFSKLFGKES; encoded by the coding sequence ATGGCTGATTTTTATCAAATACTTGGAGTTTCACGAGATGCTGATGCTGATACCTTAAAAAGGGCTTATAGAAAATTAGCAAGACAATATCATCCTGACGTTAATAAAGAACCTGGTGCTGAAGATAAATTTAAAGAAATTGGCAAGGCTTATGAAGCATTAGCTGATCCTGAAACTAGAGCTAGATATGATCAGTTTGGAGAGGCTGGTCTTGGAGGTGCAGCTGGAATGCCTGATATGGGCGATATGGGTGGGTTTGCAGATTTATTTGAAACCTTTTTTAATGGCTTTGGAGGGCAAACTCCACAGGGAGGAAGAACTCAAAGACGAGGTCCTCAACAAGGAGATGATTTAAGATATGACCTTAATGTTGATTTTAAAGATGCAATATTTGGCCAACAAACAGAAATTACAATTCCTCATCTTGAGACATGTGAAGTCTGTAGGGGAACAGGTGCCAAACCAGGAACCGGACCGAAAACTTGCACAACTTGTGGAGGAAGTGGACAAGTTAGAAGAGCCACGAGAACACCTTTTGGGAATTTCACACAAGTAGCTGAATGTCCTTCATGTAATGCAACTGGTCAAATAATCTCAGATCCATGTACAAGTTGCGGTGGTAATGGAGTAAAGCAAGTCAGAAAAAAATTACGAATTAATATTCCTGCAGGAGTTGATACTGGTACTAAATTAAGAGTTTCCGGAGAGGGAAATGTTGGTTTGAAAGGAGGTCCACCTGGGGATCTTTATGTTTTTATCAAGGTGAAGAATGATTCGAAATTAAAAAGAGATGGTGTGACTATTTACTCAGAAATAGTTGTGAGTTATTTACAGGCAATTTTAGGAGATACTGTTGAAATTACTACAGTTGATGGCAAAGTTAATTTAAAAATTCCTAGTGGTACGCAACCAAATACAACTCTTTCACTTGAGAATAAAGGGGTACCTAGACTTGGTAATCCAGTTGCCAGAGGAAATCATGAAGTTCTAGTAAAGGTAAAATTGCCAACTCGTATAACTGAAGAAGAGCGAAATCTTTTAGAGGATTTAGCTTCTCAGTATTCAGATAAAAATATCAATTCCAGTAGTGGACTATTTAGTAAATTATTTGGTAAAGAATCTTAA
- a CDS encoding sulfurtransferase TusA family protein — protein MISLKYLDLKSVPCPLNVVKIKLALEKLSKNEQLIVELDKGEPEEMVLKNLEEMGCFYEQINEYEKILKIKILNEN, from the coding sequence ATGATTTCTTTAAAGTATTTGGATCTGAAATCTGTTCCATGTCCTTTAAATGTCGTCAAGATTAAATTGGCTTTAGAGAAGTTATCCAAAAATGAACAACTTATTGTTGAATTAGATAAAGGTGAACCAGAAGAAATGGTATTAAAAAATTTAGAAGAGATGGGATGTTTCTATGAACAAATCAATGAATATGAAAAAATTTTAAAAATAAAAATTCTGAATGAAAACTAA
- the rsgA gene encoding ribosome small subunit-dependent GTPase A, which yields MKTNSKHLGLVTKKFNEFFFVDLKNKENFGNSERFLCKVRKSIHFKDQFIYVGDEVEIDNIDLTSKRAVIASLKKRQNLLNRPSVANISNIYITFSVEEPKLNLSQVNRFLISAESMGVEVSLVLTKCDLISDKKQIFLLDKFKKWGYQAIILNLHKSDHFEDLLAQLKKKKCSIFMGPSGVGKTTLLNKIIPGLQNSTAPVSNKIKRGKNTTRNVELFSISNQSYIVDTPGFNMQPLEVDSRLIPNLYSEIYKQVIDEGIRCKFRDCLHLNDEGCNLNKSFERYSFYKEMIESSKSHYYQNPED from the coding sequence ATGAAAACTAATAGTAAACATTTAGGTTTAGTTACGAAAAAATTTAATGAATTTTTCTTTGTTGACCTAAAAAATAAAGAAAACTTTGGAAATAGCGAAAGATTTTTATGTAAGGTAAGAAAGTCTATACATTTCAAAGATCAATTTATTTATGTTGGAGATGAAGTAGAAATTGATAATATTGATTTAACAAGTAAGCGGGCAGTAATAGCAAGTCTAAAAAAAAGACAAAATTTATTAAATAGACCATCAGTTGCAAATATTTCTAACATTTATATTACTTTTTCAGTTGAAGAGCCAAAGTTAAATTTATCTCAAGTTAATAGGTTTTTGATATCAGCAGAATCTATGGGGGTAGAAGTGTCATTAGTTTTGACAAAGTGTGATTTAATATCAGACAAAAAACAGATTTTTTTACTTGATAAATTTAAGAAATGGGGTTATCAAGCAATTATTTTAAATTTACATAAATCTGATCACTTTGAAGATTTATTAGCTCAGTTAAAGAAAAAAAAGTGTTCGATTTTTATGGGCCCATCCGGTGTTGGTAAAACTACTTTGCTTAACAAGATAATTCCAGGTCTTCAAAATAGTACTGCTCCAGTTTCCAATAAAATTAAGAGAGGGAAAAACACTACTCGAAATGTTGAGTTATTTTCCATATCTAATCAAAGTTATATTGTTGATACACCAGGTTTTAATATGCAACCTCTTGAGGTTGATAGTAGGTTGATACCAAATCTTTATTCGGAAATATATAAACAAGTAATCGATGAAGGAATTAGGTGTAAATTTCGGGACTGCTTACATTTGAATGATGAGGGCTGTAATTTAAATAAATCTTTTGAAAGATATTCTTTTTATAAAGAAATGATCGAGTCTTCTAAGAGTCACTATTATCAAAACCCGGAAGATTAA